The region ATGAACTTACAATGGAAACCACttccctccacctctcctccctctcccttgtgGAGGGGGAGTGTGCTGGCTGGGGCAGAAAACTGAGCACCTGAGCCTGGGGCTGGCTCCCTGGGGTCCCTGACTCAGCCGAGAGGCCCCTCCCTATAACCTCTGAGAGGCTAGCACCTGTGCCTGCGGTGTCTGGGTACCTGGAacctgggctgcagcctgggaAGGCTGGAGAGGCAGATGGCAGCACCCACCAGCTCTTCTCCCCGtcctgcctctgtccctgggGGCCAGGCTCTACCTGTGTGGTGGTGGGTGGGCTGACTGTCAGGATGTGTATCATGTACATttgtatcaaaaataaataagtgaccATGTGCTGTTTCTGGTACTTAGAGAACTGAGGAGAGGGAGACTGGGAAGGGGGCAAACATGAAAGGGAGGACAAATCTGTCAGCAGCACAAAGCCAGTGAGTAGAACCGCTCCAGTCCACACTCTGCGATGGGAAGCCCTCTTGTTGTCTCTTAGAGGGGCTTGGAGCAGTACTACCGCCCCCTCCATTCCCCACAGTGGTGGGAGGGGTTCCCCCACACTCCTAAAACCCTACCTTTCCTGCCAGGTTGGCAGTGCCCACCTTGATTTTATAAACTCCCTGCCTCACACACAACCTAAGTGGCCCAGAGCAGTGTCCTGGGTGGGTGAATCCGTATGGCAGATGAACAAACTTAACACCAGGTtctactaaaataatttaattaaaaatacagttttggCAAGGGAAGCTAAATAgctcctttttctccccttggtTACCCCTGCCCTCAAACACATTGAGGGCCAACCTCTGCAGATGCTTTGGCAGGACTGCCCCCATcaggccaccagggggcagccctGTGCGCGGTCCACGTGGCAGAGGTCGCAGCCTCTCCTGGGTAGGAGGAGCAGAACCTGCcacagtggcagggctggggcaggtcaGTCGGAGCTGTCCCCATCCGTGCCGCTGTCTGGAGTGGGTGGTAGGAGGGGTCTCCGGCGTGAGCGCTTGACCCTACGTGGGAGCATCAGCAGCCTCCTCTTCAGCACAGCTATGGACAGGGTGGGAAGCAGTCAAGAGCAGGGAAGCCATGGTGGGTGGGGCAGCTGGGTGAGGAAGGGAACTTCTCACCAGCCACTGTGTCCTGGCTGTCCATTATGGGGCCCCAGTAGATGCTCTCCCCACGTCGGAAGTTTCTGTGCAGCCGAGTGCAGAGTGTGGCCAGGGTGAGCAGCACCAACAGGAAGGTCAGGGCCATGGCCGCCCAGGCAGCCTCCTCCGTGCGTGGGGTGGGGCCTCGGGCTGCCCGAGGAGGCGCTGCTGCTCGAGGGGCCGGGGAAGCCTGGCTTGGACAGGCACAGCCACCTGGGCTGCTTTGCCCTTCGGGCACCTGAGCCTGTAACCTGGAACTGGCACTGCCTCCAGGCCCTCCAGGCAGTAGGGGGGCAGTGGGCACAAATGGGGCATTACCTCCCTCACCTGAGGTTCCCAGCATGGGCTGCCTGGTCTCCAAGCTACATGGGGAAGCAGAGGGGGGCCTCAGGGCTGATTGAGTGGGCTGGTGACCAAGGGCAGCCCGCAGCCCACGCCTCCTGGCACCACTAGGAGAGTGCTGCTTGGGCCCTCTAGATGCCACCTCTGTGCCCAGGGGCTGCCAGCTCCGCAGGGTAAAGGCCAAAGCCCGGGCCTAAGGGGAGAAGAGACAACGCTCATCCTTTTTTCTGCCCAGATAACCCAATGACCATACCATCAACTAAACCTGGGCCCCGCATCCCTTACCTACATACACCTCACCGGCACAGCCTCACTCTGCTCAATGTTGGCACCAAGAGACGGCCCTGAAAGGCTGCCAGAGGGGAACCATACCTTCTTCCTGTGCTTCTTCCGCCGCCTTCTCTTCAGCCAGTAGGCAACCCAGGCTGGCTCCACCCATGCCATCTCCAGTACCACCCCCCATGCTTCCAATACCAGGGGCTATGAAAGAAATGAGGTAATTGTTAGAGCTAAGATGAAGGTGGGAAAAGAGCTAGAGGAAGTCCTTGAATTTTCCTTTCCCTGCACATGGGGCTGCAGCCTTTGCCAGTCAGTGCCAGATAACTGAATATCACCAACCACTTACCCGATCCTGAGTGAGGCTAGAGTCAGGAGCGAGTGAGGGCTGGGCCATATAAACGTAGGCCAGGAGGGAAAGCTGGAGCTTCAGCCAGGGGTGGGCACAGGGGTGGTAGAGGAAGCTGACATCCTCACCCTAGAGAATAGGCATGGAGACATCAAGCCAGGCCCAGTCCTTCCCTGAGAAGCCCAAGTCCTCCCATCTTGGGGGCCAGGTTAAAGGGACTCCCAGGATGGCCACATGACCCTTCCACTATCAGGGTTCAGGAAAGGACAAAGGGCCCTGGGTACTGGCATGTACTCCCTCTTGCATCTGAGCATTCTTTTCACCCCTTCTCTATCAAGTGCCACCCCTCAGAGCTCACAGCTTCCATGACAGCATGCCAGGTTATCCCTGTCAGATTCTGACCACACTAGTTAGCTGTGCACCTGCAATGATGGCTCTACAGGTCCCCAGACTAGACTGCAAGCATCCCCTATACAGAGACCAAGTCTTCTTGTCACCGATCCTATCTATATAGTCAGTCTCCAAAAGCATCCAAATACAGGGCATACAGGCAGCAGGTGCACAATCCCAGGAGGGAAGCACTTCAATTATTAATTCTTTGATTAAGCTGACCTGATGCTCAGCACTGTGCCAGATGCTGTAGGAGATGCCAGAGAACTCCTGGACTCTGTTTGCAGGGAATGTAAAGAAAACTCAGGGGAACAGAACTAaggcaaatgaaagaacaaactaaTAAAACTCAAACTGATTACTTAAGTTATAAGTTATAAGCATTACACAAATTTGGAGAAGGTGATGAATAAGGGCTGATGTGACCAGGCAAGGTCCCAGTGCAAGCTGACTCCTGCACTGGGCTTTGAAGATGGATGGATATGGATGGCAGCTGGCCAGGGAGCTGCCTGCTTCAGCTTCAGGTCAAGATAGGACAGGTGTGGAGAAAACGCAGGAGCAAAGGTACAGCAGTAGGAATAAGACTGGCATTCACGTGTGGTAGGGGAGCAGACCAACAGGGCTGGAGAGAAACCACAGATTTGAAACGGTCAGACAAGGCTTATCTAACTAGGCAGGGCCCGAAAAACCAGGCAACGGAGTATGGCCATGATAAGGTGGGAAATAAGGAGCCATCGAGCGCTTCTGAACAGTAAAACGGCTTAATGAAAGGGCTGTTTGAGGTGGAATGAGGTCTCTTGGCCCGGAATGATTACAAGAGACCTGAAACTGCCACAAAGATCCAAAAAGTGAGATTTTTCAAGAGGAAAACCAAAGGAACATGGCAGCTGTCTGGACACTGGCAAAAACAGAGAGGCAGCCATGCAAGGCGAACCCACAGTTTGGAGCCTAGTAACCTGAGGCACACTCCTTACACAGTACAGCTTTGTACTTTCCGAAGTGCTGTCACACACTCTGCACTCGCCCCTCGTGAGTAGGGAGGGGTACTACGGAAAACCGGGGCCCAGAGAAGTCGGGAGACTCCACACAAtcacacagcagagctgggaaATGAGTTGTTTTTTCCCTACTATCCCCAGAGTTCCTCGAAGCCTTCTGCCCACACAGCCAGCTAGCTACTCGACGGCCTTCCCGACACAGCACTGTGTGGCCAAAGGACGGAGGCCTTTGGCTCACGGAGGGGACTAAGGACATTGCCTCTTCCTGAAGGAAGTGGTGAAGAATGGAGCTGATGagcagaaaagacagagaaaaaccgCAAATGCAGTCACCAAGAATGGCTCCTGTGGTACTTACCTGCCGTGGGCTCATCCGTGTGTAGGTCACTCTTGGTGACACCTATAcatggggaaagaagaaaacttaaagCAACTGGGAGACTCCgtgggtggtggggaaggaagaGCAGGCCCCGAGCCCCCAGGTTGGGATGAAGACAGAAGACGTTGGCCACTGAGGGACGGAGAACCCGCAGAAGTCCTCAGAGGGTGACTGTGGAGGGTGCACGAGCCAGGACGGAACGGGCTACCCCTTCACACCCTTTCTCACACCGCCCTCCAGGCTCCTACCTGTTGGGGAAGAGGCCACAGGCCCTCCGGACAACGGGCTCCCGCCTCCTCCCCCGACTCAGCCATCACCTGTGGGTCCAAGGCGCAGAAGGGCTAGGGCGCTGGTCCCGGCGAGGGCCCTGCCTTCGCCCAGTCCGGGCAGGCCCAGCCCGCCAGGGGAGGGATCCCAGCCCTCTCTCCGCGGGCCACTCCTTCCCGGACGAACTTTCGGCAAAGCGTTCTGAGATCCCGGCCGAAGCCTTCTCGGGAGCGGGCCGCCTTACCTCAGTGGGACTCAGGAGCCCCGCCAGAGCTGCCAGGAGAAGCAGCTGGGGCGAAGGCTGAGGAGGCGCCATCCCAGGCCGAGCCCGCCGCCCCAGCCAGAGAGGGAGGGACGGAGCGCGCGCCGCTCCGCCCCCGCCCTCTCCGCGCCCCCACGCGCCCCCACGCGCCCACGTAGACCCCGGGCTCGCGCCGTTCCGCCGCCCGCACAGGATCGCGCACCCGGACACCCGGGCCCACaaaccccccgccccgccccgccccgcccccacagcgcCGCTAGGctctcgccccgccccgccccgcccccacgcccgcCCCAGTGCCCGCCCACTGCCGCGGACAGCGCGCGCACGCGTCGCGAATCCCGAGCCGGAAAAGTTTTGTGTGGGAGCCGGGCCCAAGCACTGCCCGCTGCGAGGCAGGCGGGGACCACCTCCTCTGTTCGGTTTTCGTCGAAGCGGGTCTCGGCGGCCTGCAGAGCGCAGCTGCAGTACTTGGGTGGGATCATGGAGGGGGACGAAGGGCGCGAATGGAATCCCTGTGGACCAGATGGCTCAGGAGGGAAACGGGTATTCTCCGACAAACTCGCTTCAGACCCATCAGTGTGCAGAAGGGCAGAATCACGAAGTCCGAACTGCGGAAGAAAATTTCCCGCTCAAGAGCCTCACCTTCAGCCCATCCCACTCCTGCCCTCGAAAATAGGACCCGAACCCAGAGGAGCCTCGGCGGGAGAGGCTCTCAGACCTCCAGCCTCCTCACACCCAGAAGCTCTGGGAGGCCGGAGTCGACCCGGTGCCGCTCTGTTCCCTCCGCCTCCGCTGTCGTTCGTTGGCCAGCGTGTGCCCGAGGAGACACTGGTCACCACAGTGAGATGGAGAAACCACAGGCCTCTCCCCCAGCACCGAGCGGTGGCCACACCTCCCCTGCAGCGGGGCGCCGCCTCTGCCGCCCTCTCCCTGGTCCCCTTCTCCTTGGCCCAGCTCAGGATTTTTGAGGAAAGACGGAAACGTGGGTGAAGGGTGAGGGCTGAGATATCTAGTCCAAACTTCCAAATAGAGCAAGAACGTGTTATCTCAGTCATCTCTCACACACTGGTGACTCACAAAGGGGTCCCTAACCCTTTCCCCGTCACCCTAGCAATTTCCGGCCACTGAGCTGGTGGACTCCAATCTACTCCCTGCCACAGCCCCATCACAGGGTGACAGGCATCTCCCTCCCCCGGCACCTGAGTGCATCTTCTCCCCCAGCTTTTTCTCGGAGGCCTGGGGCTTTTTCATCTGGGGACGTCCTTCCTGGAGAGCGGTTTTATAGATTTCCTCTATCTGAAACCAGGCTCTTGTGGGGGGCGAGGGAGGGGACAGCGCACTGATGCAGGGAAGGGAAG is a window of Phyllostomus discolor isolate MPI-MPIP mPhyDis1 chromosome 8, mPhyDis1.pri.v3, whole genome shotgun sequence DNA encoding:
- the TP53I13 gene encoding tumor protein p53-inducible protein 13 isoform X2, with amino-acid sequence MAPPQPSPQLLLLAALAGLLSPTEVSPRVTYTRMSPRQGEDVSFLYHPCAHPWLKLQLSLLAYVYMAQPSLAPDSSLTQDRPLVLEAWGVVLEMAWVEPAWVAYWLKRRRRKKHRKKARALAFTLRSWQPLGTEVASRGPKQHSPSGARRRGLRAALGHQPTQSALRPPSASPCSLETRQPMLGTSGEGGNAPFVPTAPLLPGGPGGSASSRLQAQVPEGQSSPGGCACPSQASPAPRAAAPPRAARGPTPRTEEAAWAAMALTFLLVLLTLATLCTRLHRNFRRGESIYWGPIMDSQDTVAAVLKRRLLMLPRRVKRSRRRPLLPPTPDSGTDGDSSD
- the TP53I13 gene encoding tumor protein p53-inducible protein 13 isoform X3; this translates as MAESGEEAGARCPEGLWPLPQQVSPRVTYTRMSPRQGEDVSFLYHPCAHPWLKLQLSLLAYVYMAQPSLAPDSSLTQDRPLVLEAWGVVLEMAWVEPAWVAYWLKRRRRKKHRKKARALAFTLRSWQPLGTEVASRGPKQHSPSGARRRGLRAALGHQPTQSALRPPSASPCSLETRQPMLGTSGEGGNAPFVPTAPLLPGGPGGSASSRLQAQVPEGQSSPGGCACPSQASPAPRAAAPPRAARGPTPRTEEAAWAAMALTFLLVLLTLATLCTRLHRNFRRGESIYWGPIMDSQDTVAAVLKRRLLMLPRRVKRSRRRPLLPPTPDSGTDGDSSD
- the TP53I13 gene encoding tumor protein p53-inducible protein 13 isoform X7 encodes the protein MAPPQPSPQLLLLAALAGLLSPTEVMAESGEEAGARCPEGLWPLPQQVSPRVTYTRMSPRQEEAMSLAPNCGVQEFSGISYSIWHSAEHQGEDVSFLYHPCAHPWLKLQLSLLAYVYMAQPSLAPDSSLTQDRPLVLEAWGVVLEMAWVEPAWVAYWLKRRRRKKHRKKARALAFTLRSWQPLGTEVASRGPKQHSPSGARRRGLRAALGHQPTQSALRPPSASPCSLETRQPMLGTSGEGGNAPFVPTAPLLPGGPGGSASSRLQAQVPEGQSSPGGCACPSQASPAPRAAAPPRAARGPTPRTEEAAWAAMALTFLLVLLTLATLCTRLHRNFRRGESIYWGPIMDSQDTVAAVLKRRLLMLPRRVKRSRRRPLLPPTPDSGTDGDSSD
- the TP53I13 gene encoding tumor protein p53-inducible protein 13 isoform X4; the protein is MAPPQPSPQLLLLAALAGLLSPTEVMAESGEEAGARCPEGLWPLPQQVSPRVTYTRMSPRQGEDVSFLYHPCAHPWLKLQLSLLAYVYMAQPSLAPDSSLTQDRARALAFTLRSWQPLGTEVASRGPKQHSPSGARRRGLRAALGHQPTQSALRPPSASPCSLETRQPMLGTSGEGGNAPFVPTAPLLPGGPGGSASSRLQAQVPEGQSSPGGCACPSQASPAPRAAAPPRAARGPTPRTEEAAWAAMALTFLLVLLTLATLCTRLHRNFRRGESIYWGPIMDSQDTVAAVLKRRLLMLPRRVKRSRRRPLLPPTPDSGTDGDSSD
- the TP53I13 gene encoding tumor protein p53-inducible protein 13 isoform X6, translating into MAQPSLAPDSSLTQDRPLVLEAWGVVLEMAWVEPAWVAYWLKRRRRKKHRKKARALAFTLRSWQPLGTEVASRGPKQHSPSGARRRGLRAALGHQPTQSALRPPSASPCSLETRQPMLGTSGEGGNAPFVPTAPLLPGGPGGSASSRLQAQVPEGQSSPGGCACPSQASPAPRAAAPPRAARGPTPRTEEAAWAAMALTFLLVLLTLATLCTRLHRNFRRGESIYWGPIMDSQDTVAAVLKRRLLMLPRRVKRSRRRPLLPPTPDSGTDGDSSD
- the TP53I13 gene encoding tumor protein p53-inducible protein 13 isoform X1, with translation MAPPQPSPQLLLLAALAGLLSPTEVMAESGEEAGARCPEGLWPLPQQVSPRVTYTRMSPRQGEDVSFLYHPCAHPWLKLQLSLLAYVYMAQPSLAPDSSLTQDRPLVLEAWGVVLEMAWVEPAWVAYWLKRRRRKKHRKKARALAFTLRSWQPLGTEVASRGPKQHSPSGARRRGLRAALGHQPTQSALRPPSASPCSLETRQPMLGTSGEGGNAPFVPTAPLLPGGPGGSASSRLQAQVPEGQSSPGGCACPSQASPAPRAAAPPRAARGPTPRTEEAAWAAMALTFLLVLLTLATLCTRLHRNFRRGESIYWGPIMDSQDTVAAVLKRRLLMLPRRVKRSRRRPLLPPTPDSGTDGDSSD
- the TP53I13 gene encoding tumor protein p53-inducible protein 13 isoform X5, encoding MSPRQGEDVSFLYHPCAHPWLKLQLSLLAYVYMAQPSLAPDSSLTQDRPLVLEAWGVVLEMAWVEPAWVAYWLKRRRRKKHRKKARALAFTLRSWQPLGTEVASRGPKQHSPSGARRRGLRAALGHQPTQSALRPPSASPCSLETRQPMLGTSGEGGNAPFVPTAPLLPGGPGGSASSRLQAQVPEGQSSPGGCACPSQASPAPRAAAPPRAARGPTPRTEEAAWAAMALTFLLVLLTLATLCTRLHRNFRRGESIYWGPIMDSQDTVAAVLKRRLLMLPRRVKRSRRRPLLPPTPDSGTDGDSSD